A genomic segment from Fundulus heteroclitus isolate FHET01 chromosome 6, MU-UCD_Fhet_4.1, whole genome shotgun sequence encodes:
- the LOC118563372 gene encoding uncharacterized protein LOC118563372, translated as MDPARNREVAERGRRGAGRGRGIRMRGGRRIRGRPRAVVSDEIRATVIDHVVNHGLSMREAGQRVQPNLQRSTVASIVRVFRQTNRSQRLPHTGGRGRMLTDVQETAIVDMVIRNNGIKLTEIRDTVLADNITFANIHSVSITTISRVLKKHQVRMKQLYTVPFERNSEHVKQLRNQYVQRVMEIEGRQTPHIFIFVDEAGFNLAKTRRRGRNVIGKRATVDVPGQRGANITMCAAISTDGLLLHKPLIGPYNTERLLVFLHDLYGRVVLGEERDAERRNPPTFIIVWDNVAFHHSRAVTEWFAAHPRMVSLFLPPYSPFLKPIEEFFSSWRWKVYDHHPHNQMSLLDAMNAGCLDISAEDCQGWIRHARRFFPRCIALDDIRCDVDENLWPNGEDRVD; from the exons ATGGACCCAGCCAGAAACAGAGAAGTGgctgaaagaggaagaagaggggcTGGGAGGGGGCGAGGAATACGTATGCGTGGTGGAAGAAGAATAAGAGGAAGACCAAGAGCTGTAGTTTCAGATGAGATCAGAGCTACTGTAATTGATCATGTTGTAAATCATGGTCTCTCAATGAGAGAGGCTGGTCAGAGAGTGCAGCCAAATCTGCAACGCTCAACAGTGGCATCTATTGTTAGAGTTTTCCGGCAAACCAACAG GAGTCAACGGTTACCTCACACAGGTGGGAGAGGAAGGATGCTCACTGATGTGCAGGAAACTGCCATTGTTGATATGGTCATCAGAAACAATGGCATAAAACTCACTGAGATTCGAGACACAGTTTTGGCAGACAACATTACTTTTGCAAATATTCACAGTGTAAGCATCACAACTATTTCTAGAGTCCTGAAAAAACATCAGGTAAGGATGAAACAGTTGTACACTGTGCCTTTTGAGAGGAACTCTGAACATGTCAAGCAACTCAGGAACCAATATGTCCAG AGAGTCATGGAGATTGAAGGCAGGCAAACGCCCCACATTTTCATCTTTGTGGATGAGGCAGGTTTCAACCTGGCCAAAACACGGCGACGAGGAAGGAATGTGATTGGGAAGAGAGCCACAGTGGATGTCCCGGGCCAGAGGGGTGCCAACATCACAATGTGCGCAGCAATATCCACTGATGgactgctgttacacaaaccaCTAATTGGGCCATACAACACTGAACGTCTCCTTGTGTTCCTGCATGATCTCTATGGAAGGGTTGTGCTAGGTGAGGAAAGGGATGCAGAGAGAAGAAATCCACCAACATTTATAATTGTATGGGACAATGTGGCATTTCACCACTCTCGTGCAGTCACCGAGTGGTTTGCAGCCCATCCCAGAATGGTGTCACTTTTCCTCCCACCTTACTCTCCATTCCTCAAACCCATAGAGGAATTCTTTTCCTCATGGAGGTGGAAGGTTTATGACCACCATCCACAtaatcaaatgtccctcctggaCGCAATGAATGCTGGATGCCTGGACATATCAGCAGAAGATTGTCagggatggatcaggcatgccaGAAGATTCTTTCCTAGGTGTATTGCCCTAGATGACATAAGATGTGATGTGGATGAGAACCTGTGGCCAAATGGAGAAGACCGAGTAGATTAG